A single Chiloscyllium punctatum isolate Juve2018m chromosome 26, sChiPun1.3, whole genome shotgun sequence DNA region contains:
- the abcc12 gene encoding ATP-binding cassette sub-family C member 12 isoform X3, translating into MEFPGFNDEGVHEVQSKHHKYYQSSKTMIPIRPKPKNPSPSPIEDAGLFSYIFFSWLTPLMIKGFKKKLNQDTVPPLSHFNCSDVNARRFLRLWKNEVERMGIEKASLEKVTMQFQRTRLIMNITCTVICMISSFLGPAVLVHAILQHIEKKSDSLVYGVGLCFALFTTELCKTTFFSASWAINYQTAIRLKGAISTLAFIKLIHLKSLNNISIGEVLNLLSNDGHRLFEAALFCPFIFGTPILLISCTIYCYIILGPTSLLGIVAYVLFIPVQLLMAQLTTGFRRKAIVQTDTRVRLMNEVLTYIKLIKMYAWEKSFARTIHDVRKTERKILEKAGYVQSVNTSVTPIVPTLATVLTFVVHTLLGYELTASTAFTVIAVFNSMKFSLASLPYSVKAFAEAKISLRRLKKILVMKDPVVYVKSMKDSQYAVLMENASLSWDNTNGNGTLNTADKVPKGKNVSKANGANDPNSSGQLPELTSKTSAEKDSIVLTTLHSISFSLEKGSLLGVCGNVGSGKSSLISALLGQMVLHNGVVAINGSLAFVSQQAWIFHGNVRENILFGKTYDEERRCLTSAELSETAPGYL; encoded by the exons ATGGAATTTCCAGGTTTCAATGATGAAGGTGTACATGAAGTACAAAGTAAGCATCACAAGTACTATCAAAGTTCGAAAACAATGATTCCTATACGTCCAAAGCCAAA gaatccatctccatctccaataGAAGATGCTGGCTTATTTTCATACATCTTTTTCTCATGGCTGACACCATTGATGATCAAAGGGTTCAAGAAGAAACTGAATCAGGACACTGTACCTCCCCTGTCCCATTTTAATTGCTCAGATGTGAACGCCAGAAG ATTCTTACGCCTTTGGAAGAATGAGGTGGAACGAATGGGCATTGAGAAAGCTTCTCTGGAGAAAGTGACAATGCAGTTTCAACGAACAAGGCTTATTATGAATATAACTTGCACAGTCATTTGTATGATTTCTAGCTTTTTGGGACCA GCAGTGCTGGTTCATGCTATACTCCAGCATATTGAAAAAAAGTCAGACAGTCTTGTTTATGGAGTAGGTCTGTGCTTTGCCTTATTTACTACAGAGCTCTGTAAAACAACTTTCTTCTCAGCCTCATGGGCTATCAATTATCAGACTGCCATTCGACTAAAAGGTGCTATTTCTACTTTGGCATTCATTAAGCTGATCCATCTTAAAAGTTTAAACAACATTTCCATTGGTGAG GTATTGAACCTATTGTCAAATGATGGTCATCGACTATTTGAAGCTGCTTTGTTTTGTCCTTTTATATTTGGTACTCCGATATTGCTAATCAGTTGCACAATATATTGCTACATTATCCTTGGCCCAACATCATTGTTGGGGATTGTTGCTTATGTTTTATTTATACCTGTTCAG CTGTTAATGGCACAACTTACTACAGGATTTCGACGCAAAGCCATTGTTCAGACAGATACTCGGGTGCGATTAATGAATGAAGTTTTGACATATATAAAACTGATAAAAATGTATGCATGGGAGAAATCATTTGCACGTACTATTCATG ATGTTCGTAAAACTGAACGAAAGATATTAGAAAAAGCAGGATATGTTCAAAGTGTGAATACTTCAGTTACTCCTATTGTACCAACATTGGCCACAGTCCTCACATTTGTTGTACACACACTCCTGGGATATGAGTTGACAGCATCCACG GCATTTACTGTGATTGCAGTTttcaattcaatgaaattttCATTGGCCAGTCTGCCATATTCAGTTAAAGCATTTGCTGAGGCTAAAATTTCTTTACGGAGATTAAAG AAAATTCTCGTCATGAAAGATCCTGTTGTATACGTGAAAAGTATGAAAGACTCTCAATATGCCGTGCTGATGGAAAATGCTTCACTTTCATGGGACAATACAAATGGTAATGGAACATTAAATACTGCTGACAAGGTGCCAAAAGGAAAAAATGTTTCTAAAGCAAATGGAGCAAATGACCCCAATAGTTCTGGTCAACTGCCAGAACTTACATCTAAAACATCAGCAGAAAAAGACAGCATTGTATTAACGACTCTCCACAGTATTAGCTTCAGTTTGGAAAAG gggTCACTCTTAGGAGTTTGTGGAAATGTAGGAAGTGGAAAAAGTTCTTTAATATCTGCTCTACTGGGACAG ATGGTTTTACACAATGGGGTGGTAGCTATCAATGGATCACTTGCTTTCGTGTCGCAGCAAGCATGGATATTTCATGGGAATGTCAGAGAAAATATATTATTTGGAAAGACATATGATGAAGAAAG